The genomic region GCTTGCTACGAAATCCCTTTGGGAAAAACTTAGAGTTTAGCGGGAGTCGTCTCGATAGCGGCAAAAGCGCGGAACGCTTCGAGCGTCTTTTCGGCGTAGATATTGGGCGTGCCGTTGCCGAGTTCAATGACAGCTTGCATGGGCGTGCTGCCGAGGATGCGGATGGGGAACGGGCAAAGCGAAGTCATCTCCGAAACGACGCGCAAGTCGGGAGGCGGGAACTCCGCGAATGTCGCAGCGAGCATTCCCTTGCGCTGCACCAAGCCCTGAATGCGCAGGCGCCCTGCCAAAAGCCCGATTTCGGTGACAGCGAGGAGCATCTTCGTAGCGGCGGGCAGTGGGCCGAAGCGGTCCACAAGTTCTTGCGATATACTGTCGACCTCGGCAGTGGAACGGGTGCGCGAGATGCGCTGGTAAAGCGAGATACGCGTAAGCCCATCCTGGATGTAGTCTTCAGGGAGGAAGGCGTCCACGCCCAGTTCCACGCGAGGCTGGATAGGCTTGTCGAGCGGGCTCCCACCGCGAAGGGCCTCGACGGCCTCCTTGACCAAACGGACATACGTTTCGAAACCGACTTCGGCGATAAAGCCGTGCTGCTCCTGGCCCAGAAGGTTGCCGGCTCCGCGGATTTCGAGATCGCGCATGGCGAGCTGGTAACCGCTGCCGAGGTCGGTGAACTGCTCGAGGGCCTTTAGGCGGGTCATAGATTCCTGCGAGATCTCGCCGCGGGCAGGGATGACGAGCAAAGCCTTCGCGAGCACGCTGCTGCGCCCGACGCGGCCGCGCATCTGGTAGAGCTGGCTGATGCCGAAATGGTGCGCATTGACAATGATAATTGTGTTCGCGTTGGGCACGTCGAGGCCGGACTCGATGATGCTCGTGCTCACGAGGACATCGAACTTGCGGCTGAGGAAGGCATCCATCACGCGTTCCAAGTCGTGGTCGTCCATCTGGCCGTGCGCGACGGCGATGCGGGCCTGCGGCACCAGGGCCTCGATTTCTTCGGCCAACGTATAAATCGTCTGCACGCGGTCGTTCACGATGAACACTTGTCCGCCACGGGCCAGTTCATCGAGGATGGCATTTTTGATAACTTCATCGTCGCGCTTTAAAAGGACGGTCTCGACGGGCAGGCGGTTCACGGGAGGCGTGTTGATAAGCGAGATATCGCGGACGCCGGTCATGCTCAGGTGAAGCGAGCGCGGGATCGGGGTGGCGCTCATGCTGAGCGTGTCGACGGCGAGACGCAGCTCGCGGAGCTTTTCCTTCTGCTTCACGCCGAATTTCTGTTCTTCGTCGATGATGAGGAGGCCCAAGTCCTTGAACTCGTTCTTGGCCGAGAGCAGCGCGTGTGTACCGATGACGATGTCGACTTTGCCCTCGCTCACGCGCTTGAGGATTTCCTTCTTTTCCTTGGGGCTCTTGTAGCGGTTGACGAGCGCGATGTTCACGGCAGGGAAAGCGGCAAAGCGGTCGCAGAAATTCTCGTAGTGCTGGGCGGCGAGGATAGTCGTCGGCACGAGGACGGCCACCTGTTTCTTGGCAAGGATGCACTTGAAGGCGGCGCGCATGGCGACTTCCGTCTTGCCGAACCCGACGTCGCCGCAGATGAGGCGGTCCATGGGCTTGCGGGCTTCCATGTCACGCTTGATGTCGTCGGTCGCCTTGACCTGGTCCGGAGTGGGGTCGTACTCGAAGGCGTCCTCGAATTCCTTCTGGAACTTGCCATCGGGCGGGAAGCCGAAACCTTCCACGAGTTCGCGGCGGGCATAAAGGTCCACAAGTTCGCGCGCAATCTGCACGACCTTCTGCTTCATGCGCTTTTTCTTGTTTTCCCAATTCTTGGAACCCAGGCGATCGAGCTTGAGCGGGTTATCTTGCGGGGAGTCGACCTTCTCTATCTTCTGGAGGTCGGCCACGGGGAACTTGAGGCGGTCGCCGCCCTCGTATTCGAGCAGGGCGCAGTCAACAAGGCCTCCGTTCACTTCTACACGGACAAGTCCCAGATAACGGCCGATGCCGTGATCCTCGTGGGCAACAAAATCCCCGCGGTTCAGCGATTCCACCATCAAGGCACCAGAGACGGAGCTTGCTATCTTGCGCTTGCGAGCCTTGTTGGGATGGCGGTTGAAAATTCGCGTTTCGGTCAAGAAGGCGACCTTGTCGTCTTCGAGCCAGAAACCTTCCGAAATGTTGCCGACAAAGTAACCTTCAATGGGAAGGTCCTCGAAATAGTGTTCCAGGCGAGTCAGGCCGCCCTGCGTCGGTGCGACCACGTAGACTCGCCCACCACGGGCGTAAAAATCTTCGATTTCTTTTGCAACGGCGTCGGTTCCGGTCGAGGAAAAGTCCTGCTTTTTGAGGTTCACCTTGAACCAGTTTGACGCATCGGCCTCGACGTTGGTCATATCGAGGCACGGGCGCAGGGCGAAATTCGCAGAAAGTTCGCCCATCTTGAACCAGAACGCATTCGGGGGAGAAATCTCGGCCACGAGGCCACGTGCGCCCTCGTAGGCGGCCTCGTAAGCAAGGTGCATCTTGCTCGCCGTCTCCGAAAGCACGGAAAGTTCCTCGAACACAAGCGCTGCGCGAGGCAAATAATCCAAAAGGCTCGACGTGAGTGGCTGGTAACGGTCCCTACGCCACCAGATGTCGTGTACGGCATCCCCCATCAGGGCCGCTTCGCGTTCCGGAATCGTGAACTCGCCCATCGGGAACAGGTCAACAAACTTTTTCTCTTCTACAGAGCGCTGGCTGAAGATGTCGAAGGAACGGATGGATTCCACCTCGTCGCCAAAAAACTCAATACGGATGGGGTGCGGATACAAAAGGCAGTTCACATCCACGATGCAGCCGCGAATGGAGAACTCGCCCACCCCGCTCACCACGGGCTGTTCGATGAACCCATGATCCAGGAACCACGGCCTGAGCTTGGAGGGTTCAAAAACATCCCCCACCTTTATGCGGAAAACGTTTTCCAGCACAGTTCCCGGCTTCGGGAGTTTCGCAAGCAGGGCATCCAAGGGGCAAACGACAACGAACGGGCGGTCGTTACGGCCGATATCGCGGAAAAACTTGAGGCGTTCTTCGAGCACACCCTCGAACGGAACCTTGGACTCATAAGGCTTGAGCCCAAGTGAAGGGAAAAATCGGACAAATTCCTCGCCCACAAGGCTTTCGAGGTTCTCGACCCAGACCTCGGCGCTCCGGTAGTCCTTCGCGACAACGAGCACGGGCTCTGGGCGCTTCAGGAAACGGCTCGCGACCGCCATGGCAAGCATGGGGACGCTCGCTCCGCACACATGCAGCGAACCGGAATCCACGCCATCGAAAAGCGCAATGGACCCGCTAGCCGACTCCTGAAGAAATTCCGATAAAGTTTCCATAAAAGACCAAACTAAAAACCGGCCCCGAGACTTCGGAGCCGGTTTTCTGAGCTATGAAGGGCTCGAACCTTCGACCCACGCCTTAAAAGGGCGTTGCTCTACCAACTGAGCTAATAGCCCGAGCGAACCAAATATACTAAAAAACGCCTATTTTGTAAAGGCAAAAGGCAAAAAAATGCATTTTAAGCACTTTAGCTTTTATGGATTTTTCTAAATTTGAGGCATGAACCTGTTGAAAAGAGTTTCGTTTTGCGCCGCACTCGTGTCTATTGCACCGGCCTTGTGCCATGCCTTTTTTTCACAAGACAATTCCGGCGAAGAAGCGTTCTCTTTCGTAAGCACGTTCGACAGCCCGCGTAACGCCGCTCTGGAACACTCCGCCGGAGCCATGCCCAGCACGGACCCCACCGTTTCGCAGATGAACTTGGCCGCCCTCCGCATGCAAGAAGGCAAAAACCACGTCGTAGAAGCCCACTGGCAAACCGGGGACTTCGCCGAAAACCAAGGTTCCCTGTTCTACACGACAAAGTACAAGGATTACGCCATCCAGATATCCTATAACTGGTACGATGTCGGTGAAATCCAGGGTGTAGACGAATTGGGCGAATATACAAACAAAAATTACAACCCCTTCGGCCACCTGTTCACGGCTGGGCTCGCCTTCCCGATGAAGCACATCCAGTTCGGTGCTGGCATCAAGGTGGTCGCCGAAAAACTCGCCGAAGAACGAAACACCGACAGGACCGCTATCGGCGCCGCATTCGACTGGGGTATTGCCTGGCAGAACAACAGCAACAGCATCGGCCTTTCAGTTGCAGGTAAGGATTTCGGAGCCATGTTGCGCGACTACTCTGACGACGGCGTAGAAGACTATTACGCCATGAGCCAGACCTTCACGGCATCGGCATTTTTCAAGCCCAAGAGCATCCGTCGCCTCACCATGTACACGGCAACGGAGTTCCCGCGCTTTACGCCTCCAATTCTCGACATCGGTGCCGAATACGCCCTGGGCAAAAGTTTCACCATTCGCGGAGGCTGGACACGCAGCTGGCTTGACCTCGTTCGCGATATCAAGGAGTTGGCCGCATCCAACAGCCGCCCCGACGAAGCCAACACGGCAAGGCTGTTCAGCCTGGGTCTGGGATACAGTTCCAACCTGTTCGCTCTTGACTACGCATTCTCCTATTTGGCCGAAGGCCTCGGAATGGAACACCGCATAGGCCTCCGGCTGGGGTTCTAGGAATTTCCTCATGCTCCGCCAATTCGACGTCATTGTCGTGAGCAAGCGCTTCGCAGACGGGGCAAAACCAACACCGCCATTTACCGATCCCTCCCTCGGCTGGTTCTTTGTAGACGACATAAACAAAGGCTTCGAAGCAAGCGAAGCCGAATGGATTGTCGTGGCAAGCGAACAAGTCAAGATAACGCGCGAATTCTTGAACAACCTTGCAGAATGCAATGCCTCGTTCCCCATGGTCGACGCTCTCGCCCCAAGAATCCATTGTCTGAAAGACAATACATTCCATTCGGGGTTCAGGCTTGACCCCCACAACGGCATGTGCATGCTTGATGAAAATGCAAAAATGCGATTCGTCGCAGCACCGCACCCGCTTATTGGCGCATATTCCAGGCGCATCGTCCAGCGGACCGGCAAAGTTGATGCAAGCCTTTCTTACAGGGCTCAGGTCGTAGATTTCACCTTACGAATGCTCCATGCCGGTGGAAAAATGTTCTCCGTGCCATATCTCGTAGCAAACACATCTGAAGCTGTTGACGACACACTTTTCGACAATTCCAAATCCCTTGACGAATTCACATTCGCAATGTTCAAATCACTTGGATTATGGACAAATCGGAAATTCCTAATGCGACATGCAGGCACATTATACGGGCTTTGGAAACGGAGAAAAGAACTCGAGGAAAAGCGAGATAAGGCTATACTCCTCAGCAAACTGGACAAGAAATTCCTTGAAGAATTGGGCTAACCACGTTCTTTATGGGCAAATTCTGCCAAAGAACCCGACAACGCGCGATGAGAAACTTTCCATAGAGCAACGAGAAAGCAGTTCCTGGGCAGCGACCTCATCAACGACATTTTCGCCCGCAAGGACCCGGTCTAAAACCGCCGCATAAGCAGGCGCATCATCGGGGATTTCCACAAGCGGGCAGACGCCTTCCAAATTTTCCCTAACCGCCGAAGCCTTTGCACATACAGCGGGTGTACCACAGGCAATCGATTCTATAGGCGGGAGTCCGAAACCTTCCAAGAAACTCGGATACACCATGAGATCCGCATGGCGATAGAATTCCACAAGTTCGCGGGCATCGAATTCCTTGAAATGGAACACGTTGTAAAGTTTTTTCTCATTCACAATCGCTTTCAGACGTTCCGAGAATTTCCCTACGCGCACAAAAGCGACATCAGGGCGTAGCCTCGCCATCTCGAAATATGTATCGATATTCTTGCGCGGTTCATCGAGACTCACGTTCAAGCACATCCCATAAAAATTCCGCATGCCGCGCTTGCGGCGGAACTGCGCCTTGGCCTCTGCAGTCACTGGCGTTTCAGGCTTCTTAAACAGTTCGGAATCTATCGGGCAACCGATAATCTCGCCCGGCTTTTCCGA from uncultured Fibrobacter sp. harbors:
- the mfd gene encoding transcription-repair coupling factor, which codes for METLSEFLQESASGSIALFDGVDSGSLHVCGASVPMLAMAVASRFLKRPEPVLVVAKDYRSAEVWVENLESLVGEEFVRFFPSLGLKPYESKVPFEGVLEERLKFFRDIGRNDRPFVVVCPLDALLAKLPKPGTVLENVFRIKVGDVFEPSKLRPWFLDHGFIEQPVVSGVGEFSIRGCIVDVNCLLYPHPIRIEFFGDEVESIRSFDIFSQRSVEEKKFVDLFPMGEFTIPEREAALMGDAVHDIWWRRDRYQPLTSSLLDYLPRAALVFEELSVLSETASKMHLAYEAAYEGARGLVAEISPPNAFWFKMGELSANFALRPCLDMTNVEADASNWFKVNLKKQDFSSTGTDAVAKEIEDFYARGGRVYVVAPTQGGLTRLEHYFEDLPIEGYFVGNISEGFWLEDDKVAFLTETRIFNRHPNKARKRKIASSVSGALMVESLNRGDFVAHEDHGIGRYLGLVRVEVNGGLVDCALLEYEGGDRLKFPVADLQKIEKVDSPQDNPLKLDRLGSKNWENKKKRMKQKVVQIARELVDLYARRELVEGFGFPPDGKFQKEFEDAFEYDPTPDQVKATDDIKRDMEARKPMDRLICGDVGFGKTEVAMRAAFKCILAKKQVAVLVPTTILAAQHYENFCDRFAAFPAVNIALVNRYKSPKEKKEILKRVSEGKVDIVIGTHALLSAKNEFKDLGLLIIDEEQKFGVKQKEKLRELRLAVDTLSMSATPIPRSLHLSMTGVRDISLINTPPVNRLPVETVLLKRDDEVIKNAILDELARGGQVFIVNDRVQTIYTLAEEIEALVPQARIAVAHGQMDDHDLERVMDAFLSRKFDVLVSTSIIESGLDVPNANTIIIVNAHHFGISQLYQMRGRVGRSSVLAKALLVIPARGEISQESMTRLKALEQFTDLGSGYQLAMRDLEIRGAGNLLGQEQHGFIAEVGFETYVRLVKEAVEALRGGSPLDKPIQPRVELGVDAFLPEDYIQDGLTRISLYQRISRTRSTAEVDSISQELVDRFGPLPAATKMLLAVTEIGLLAGRLRIQGLVQRKGMLAATFAEFPPPDLRVVSEMTSLCPFPIRILGSTPMQAVIELGNGTPNIYAEKTLEAFRAFAAIETTPAKL
- a CDS encoding glycosyltransferase, translating into MVNKKKVLFVCDKNERTSFGRLTVNLVSAVRDHFDVHVLWLKTPKFFSDEKGADAPVADARGFTSHEIWAKSLYSGFFSFRSPLQKLLRSLKPDMIFFIRPELGFLVPVAKKESPSAKTVMFVHDTFAETLYPHSIKFRLLNLFYIRPTVQADSFVYNSQWTRSEAAKFFGPLMSEKPGEIIGCPIDSELFKKPETPVTAEAKAQFRRKRGMRNFYGMCLNVSLDEPRKNIDTYFEMARLRPDVAFVRVGKFSERLKAIVNEKKLYNVFHFKEFDARELVEFYRHADLMVYPSFLEGFGLPPIESIACGTPAVCAKASAVRENLEGVCPLVEIPDDAPAYAAVLDRVLAGENVVDEVAAQELLSRCSMESFSSRVVGFFGRICP